One Rhododendron vialii isolate Sample 1 chromosome 2a, ASM3025357v1 genomic region harbors:
- the LOC131311765 gene encoding uncharacterized protein LOC131311765 isoform X2, giving the protein MASTKREPPVNDSVEPETKKAKNVSDTAESSAQPKSHPRVVLNPADCDLDFNIEASGLEGSGLHEQGFAYCWTGARANVGITGGKYCFGFKIISTQPVDMVDTSLDQQHVCRLGISRGDDKVGNLGETENSFGFGGTGKFSNAGKFSNYGEKFGVGDTIVCAVNLENKPSPFIGFSKNRKWLGTARYFNAGSNGLGIVDSPIRELQWESALFPHVLLKNVVVVAQFSLDDGLVPEEGYKPWASALEDGNGIMGPIFQNPRDCEVMMMVGLPASGKSTWAEKWVKEHPEKRYVLLGTNLALDQMKVPGLLRKNNYGERFDLLMDRATGIFNTLLSRAAKTPCNYILDQTNVYKSARKRKLKPFADYQKIAVVVFPEPEELKARAVKRFKEMGKEVPAEAVNEMLANYVLPTSKDMPRADEFFDQVIFTELNRGETQKCLDEMKRALASGAKSVSPYSRESSVQSHNSSAMQNPGTYPGYSPCGPVSSGYQQSSYSTQPQLNYDNQVNSAYHRSGLSRVMDSTPLVNQGYQTPPVLNAPYQSCDGYESRVANPGLGTDPYQTYGVGGPYHHPNIERRNLIPGGGTSPYQSGMVEPYPRPLFSTYGEHTGFPGLGISQGNLQASQSTFVPSPSPAYGSPYGTPVPRPPYANLPYVMQQPHGYALPRPGYN; this is encoded by the exons ATGGCGTCGACGAAACGCGAACCACCGGTAAATGACTCAGTCGAGCCCGAAACGAAGAAGGCGAAGAACGTATCCGACACCGCGGAGTCTTCCGCGCAACCGAAATCCCACCCTCGTGTGGTGCTCAACCCTGCCGACTGCGATTTAG ATTTTAATATTGAGGCCTCTGGCCTGGAAGGTTCTGGACTTCATGAGCAAGGATTCGCTTATTGTTGGACTGGTGCTCGTGCCAATGTGGGGATTACTGGGGGCAAGTATTGTTTCGGTTTCAAAATCATCTCAACTCAGCCAGTTGATATGGTAGACACATCCCTTGATCAGCAGCATGTGTGCCGCCTAGGAATCTCTAGAGGAGATGATAAGGTTGGAAACCTTGGGGAGACTGAGAACAGCTTTGGGTTTGGTGGCACCGGAAAATTTTCTAATGCAGGGAAGTTCTCAAATTATGGTGAAAAATTTGGGGTTGGTGATACAATTGTTTGCGCTGTTAATTTGGAAAACAAGCCATCGCCTTTCATAGGTTTCTCTAAGAACAGGAAATGGTTGGGTACTGCAAGGTATTTCAATGCGGGATCAAATGGTCTAGGAATAGTGGATTCTCCAATTAGAGAGCTACAGTGGGAATCAGCACTTTTTCCGCAtgtattgttgaaaaatgtagtGGTAGTGGCGCAGTTCAGTCTTGATGATGGACTTGTTCCTGAGGAAGGCTACAAACCTTGGGCTTCTGCTCTCGAGGATGGAAATGGGATTATGGGGCCCATTTTCCAAAACCCAAGGGATTGTGAAGTGATGATGATGGTGGGTTTACCTGCTTCTGGCAAGTCTACGTGGGCAGAGAAATGGGTGAAGGAGCACCCTGAAAAGCGATATGTTTTGCTTGGGACAAACCTAGCTCTGGACCAAATGAAG GTGCCTGGACTGCTGCGCAAGAATAATTATGGTGAAAGATTTGATCTACTGATGGATCGTGCGACTGGGATATTTAATACCCTACTGTCCAGGGCTGCTAAGACTCCTTGCAATTACATTCTTGATCAAACAAATGTGTACAAGAGTGCTCGGAAACGTAAACTGAAGCCTTTTGCAGACTACCAAAAG ATTGCTGTTGTGGTTTTCCCGGAACCAGAAGAGCTCAAGGCTCGTGCTGTTAAAAGATTCAAAGAAATGGGGAAAGAGGTTCCGGCAGAGGCTGTGAATGAAATGTTAG CTAATTATGTTTTGCCTACAAGCAAGGACATGCCTCGCGCAGATGAGTTTTTTGATCAG GTTATCTTTACGGAACTGAACAGAGGAGAGACACAGAAATGTTTGGACGAGATGAAGCGTGCCCTAGCATCTGGTGCAAAGAGTGTTTCACCTTATTCTCGGGAAAGTTCTGTTCAGTCCCATAACAGCTCTGCAATGCAAAATCCTGGAACTTATCCAG GGTATTCCCCTTGTGGTCCTGTTAGCAGCGGATATCAGCAAAGTTCATATTCAACTCAACCTCAACTGAATTATGACAATCAA GTGAATTCTGCATATCATCGTAGTGGGCTTTCCAGAGTAATGGATTCTACACCTCTTGTTAATCAAGGCTATCAAACTCCTCCTGTGCTGAATGCTCCTTATCAGAGTTGCGACGGGTATGAAAGCAGAGTAGCGAATCCTGGGCTTGGTACTGACCCTTACCAGACTTATGGTGTGGGTGGACCCTACCACCATCCAAATATTGAAAGAAGGAATTTGATTCCTGGTGGTGGAACTAGCCCTTACCAGAGTGGCATGGTTGAACCCTATCCAAGGCCTTTGTTCAGCACATATGGTGAACATACTGGCTTCCCAGGGCTGGGCATTTCCCAAGGTAATCTGCAAGCTTCACAATCAACATTCGTGCCCAGTCCTTCCCCAGCATACG GTTCACCTTATGGAACTCCAGTTCCAAGGCCTCCATATGCAAATCTTCCTTATGTTATGCAGCAGCCCCATGGATATGCCCTACCTCGTCCTGGGTACAACTGA
- the LOC131317245 gene encoding uncharacterized protein LOC131317245 → MLVYGHDPVLPMEVAVKSARIAYQNGLTPADYTQAMLMELEDLDEVRLAALDHMLVQKRRVARSYDKRVRKKSFTEGDLVWKAVFPLGEKNPRYGKWSPTWKGPYLIAQVLRGNVYLLMDLNGGLFKHLTNGKYLKHHYPNMWEMRDFGEIQSTKP, encoded by the coding sequence atgttggtatatgggCATGATCCAGTCCTACCAATGGAGGTAGCAGTAAAGTCAGCAAGGATAGCATATCAAAATGGCCTCACTCCTGCAGATTATACTCAGGCCATGCTGATGGAGCTTGAGGACTTGGATGAAGTTAGGCTTGCAGCCCTTGATCACATGTTggttcagaaaagaagagtcgCTAGATCTTATGACAAACGTGTACGGAAAAAGAGCTTTACTGAGGGTGACTTGGTTTGGAAGGCAGTCTTCCCCTTAGGggaaaagaatccaagatatGGCAAGTGGTCTCCAACCTGGAAAGGACCGTACCTGATTGCTcaagtccttagaggtaatGTTTATCTTCTTATGGACCTAAATGGCGGTTTATTTAAACAtttaacaaatggaaagtacCTAAAGCATCACTATCCTAATATGTGGGAGATGAGAGACTTTGGAGAAATTCAATCTACCAAACCATAA
- the LOC131311765 gene encoding uncharacterized protein LOC131311765 isoform X1, with product MASTKREPPVNDSVEPETKKAKNVSDTAESSAQPKSHPRVVLNPADCDLDFNIEASGLEGSGLHEQGFAYCWTGARANVGITGGKYCFGFKIISTQPVDMVDTSLDQQHVCRLGISRGDDKVGNLGETENSFGFGGTGKFSNAGKFSNYGEKFGVGDTIVCAVNLENKPSPFIGFSKNRKWLGTARYFNAGSNGLGIVDSPIRELQWESALFPHVLLKNVVVVAQFSLDDGLVPEEGYKPWASALEDGNGIMGPIFQNPRDCEVMMMVGLPASGKSTWAEKWVKEHPEKRYVLLGTNLALDQMKVPGLLRKNNYGERFDLLMDRATGIFNTLLSRAAKTPCNYILDQTNVYKSARKRKLKPFADYQKIAVVVFPEPEELKARAVKRFKEMGKEVPAEAVNEMLANYVLPTSKDMPRADEFFDQVIFTELNRGETQKCLDEMKRALASGAKSVSPYSRESSVQSHNSSAMQNPGTYPGYSPCGPVSSGYQQSSYSTQPQLNYDNQVNSAYHRSGLSRVMDSTPLVNQGYQTPPVLNAPYQSCDGYESRVANPGLGTDPYQTYGVGGPYHHPNIERRNLIPGGGTSPYQSGMVEPYPRPLFSTYGEHTGFPGLGISQGNLQASQSTFVPSPSPAYGRFTLWNSSSKASICKSSLCYAAAPWICPTSSWVQLTAQTPDN from the exons ATGGCGTCGACGAAACGCGAACCACCGGTAAATGACTCAGTCGAGCCCGAAACGAAGAAGGCGAAGAACGTATCCGACACCGCGGAGTCTTCCGCGCAACCGAAATCCCACCCTCGTGTGGTGCTCAACCCTGCCGACTGCGATTTAG ATTTTAATATTGAGGCCTCTGGCCTGGAAGGTTCTGGACTTCATGAGCAAGGATTCGCTTATTGTTGGACTGGTGCTCGTGCCAATGTGGGGATTACTGGGGGCAAGTATTGTTTCGGTTTCAAAATCATCTCAACTCAGCCAGTTGATATGGTAGACACATCCCTTGATCAGCAGCATGTGTGCCGCCTAGGAATCTCTAGAGGAGATGATAAGGTTGGAAACCTTGGGGAGACTGAGAACAGCTTTGGGTTTGGTGGCACCGGAAAATTTTCTAATGCAGGGAAGTTCTCAAATTATGGTGAAAAATTTGGGGTTGGTGATACAATTGTTTGCGCTGTTAATTTGGAAAACAAGCCATCGCCTTTCATAGGTTTCTCTAAGAACAGGAAATGGTTGGGTACTGCAAGGTATTTCAATGCGGGATCAAATGGTCTAGGAATAGTGGATTCTCCAATTAGAGAGCTACAGTGGGAATCAGCACTTTTTCCGCAtgtattgttgaaaaatgtagtGGTAGTGGCGCAGTTCAGTCTTGATGATGGACTTGTTCCTGAGGAAGGCTACAAACCTTGGGCTTCTGCTCTCGAGGATGGAAATGGGATTATGGGGCCCATTTTCCAAAACCCAAGGGATTGTGAAGTGATGATGATGGTGGGTTTACCTGCTTCTGGCAAGTCTACGTGGGCAGAGAAATGGGTGAAGGAGCACCCTGAAAAGCGATATGTTTTGCTTGGGACAAACCTAGCTCTGGACCAAATGAAG GTGCCTGGACTGCTGCGCAAGAATAATTATGGTGAAAGATTTGATCTACTGATGGATCGTGCGACTGGGATATTTAATACCCTACTGTCCAGGGCTGCTAAGACTCCTTGCAATTACATTCTTGATCAAACAAATGTGTACAAGAGTGCTCGGAAACGTAAACTGAAGCCTTTTGCAGACTACCAAAAG ATTGCTGTTGTGGTTTTCCCGGAACCAGAAGAGCTCAAGGCTCGTGCTGTTAAAAGATTCAAAGAAATGGGGAAAGAGGTTCCGGCAGAGGCTGTGAATGAAATGTTAG CTAATTATGTTTTGCCTACAAGCAAGGACATGCCTCGCGCAGATGAGTTTTTTGATCAG GTTATCTTTACGGAACTGAACAGAGGAGAGACACAGAAATGTTTGGACGAGATGAAGCGTGCCCTAGCATCTGGTGCAAAGAGTGTTTCACCTTATTCTCGGGAAAGTTCTGTTCAGTCCCATAACAGCTCTGCAATGCAAAATCCTGGAACTTATCCAG GGTATTCCCCTTGTGGTCCTGTTAGCAGCGGATATCAGCAAAGTTCATATTCAACTCAACCTCAACTGAATTATGACAATCAA GTGAATTCTGCATATCATCGTAGTGGGCTTTCCAGAGTAATGGATTCTACACCTCTTGTTAATCAAGGCTATCAAACTCCTCCTGTGCTGAATGCTCCTTATCAGAGTTGCGACGGGTATGAAAGCAGAGTAGCGAATCCTGGGCTTGGTACTGACCCTTACCAGACTTATGGTGTGGGTGGACCCTACCACCATCCAAATATTGAAAGAAGGAATTTGATTCCTGGTGGTGGAACTAGCCCTTACCAGAGTGGCATGGTTGAACCCTATCCAAGGCCTTTGTTCAGCACATATGGTGAACATACTGGCTTCCCAGGGCTGGGCATTTCCCAAGGTAATCTGCAAGCTTCACAATCAACATTCGTGCCCAGTCCTTCCCCAGCATACGGTAG GTTCACCTTATGGAACTCCAGTTCCAAGGCCTCCATATGCAAATCTTCCTTATGTTATGCAGCAGCCCCATGGATATGCCCTACCTCGTCCTGGGTACAACTGACTGCCCAGACGCCGGATAATTGA
- the LOC131311794 gene encoding F-box protein At1g61340-like — MALGRRCGSNANCANQNLGLGFVRNTRSMSGKRVALLSNTEATKKHCIEKMIQNHEQSMIESLSLDILIRILCGVDHDDLKKLFHVSKMFREATLVAKKRHFAYSTPLKTSVFRSSIDLRDVRNSEEVEAPNAPKQHRPCSSRLIRKNVCNISVALFTSPDV; from the exons ATGGCTCTGGGGAGGAGATGCGGGTCGAATGCGAATTGCGCGAATCAAAATTTAGGGCTAGGGTTTGTTCGGAACACGAGGTCAATGAGTGGGAAGAGGGTTGCTCTATTGAGCAATACGGAGGCGACGAAGAAGCATTGCATTGAGAAAATGATTCAGAATCATGAGCAATCTATGATCGAATCACTATCTCTGGACATCCTG attaggataTTATGTGGTGTTGATCATGATGATTTGAAGAAGCTTTTTCATGTATCAAAGATGTTCAGGGAAGCA ACATTGGTGGCCAAAAAACGGCATTTTGCATACAGTACTCCTCTAAAGACTTCAGTCTTCAGAAGTTCTATTGATTTGAGGGATGTGCGGAACTCTGAGGAGGTCGAAGCCCCTAACGCCCCAAAACAGCACCGGCCTTGTAGTTCTCGATTGATCCGGAAGAACGTTTGCAATATCTCGGTGGCCTTATTCACTTCACCTGATGTGTAG
- the LOC131311765 gene encoding uncharacterized protein LOC131311765 isoform X3, which produces MASTKREPPVNDSVEPETKKAKNVSDTAESSAQPKSHPRVVLNPADCDLDFNIEASGLEGSGLHEQGFAYCWTGARANVGITGGKYCFGFKIISTQPVDMVDTSLDQQHVCRLGISRGDDKVGNLGETENSFGFGGTGKFSNAGKFSNYGEKFGVGDTIVCAVNLENKPSPFIGFSKNRKWLGTARYFNAGSNGLGIVDSPIRELQWESALFPHVLLKNVVVVAQFSLDDGLVPEEGYKPWASALEDGNGIMGPIFQNPRDCEVMMMVGLPASGKSTWAEKWVKEHPEKRYVLLGTNLALDQMKVPGLLRKNNYGERFDLLMDRATGIFNTLLSRAAKTPCNYILDQTNVYKSARKRKLKPFADYQKIAVVVFPEPEELKARAVKRFKEMGKEVPAEAVNEMLANYVLPTSKDMPRADEFFDQVIFTELNRGETQKCLDEMKRALASGAKSVSPYSRESSVQSHNSSAMQNPGTYPGYSPCGPVSSGYQQSSYSTQPQLNYDNQVNSAYHRSGLSRVMDSTPLVNQGYQTPPVLNAPYQSCDGYESRVANPGLGTDPYQTYGVGGPYHHPNIERRNLIPGGGTSPYQSGMVEPYPRPLFSTYGEHTGFPGLGISQGSPYGTPVPRPPYANLPYVMQQPHGYALPRPGYN; this is translated from the exons ATGGCGTCGACGAAACGCGAACCACCGGTAAATGACTCAGTCGAGCCCGAAACGAAGAAGGCGAAGAACGTATCCGACACCGCGGAGTCTTCCGCGCAACCGAAATCCCACCCTCGTGTGGTGCTCAACCCTGCCGACTGCGATTTAG ATTTTAATATTGAGGCCTCTGGCCTGGAAGGTTCTGGACTTCATGAGCAAGGATTCGCTTATTGTTGGACTGGTGCTCGTGCCAATGTGGGGATTACTGGGGGCAAGTATTGTTTCGGTTTCAAAATCATCTCAACTCAGCCAGTTGATATGGTAGACACATCCCTTGATCAGCAGCATGTGTGCCGCCTAGGAATCTCTAGAGGAGATGATAAGGTTGGAAACCTTGGGGAGACTGAGAACAGCTTTGGGTTTGGTGGCACCGGAAAATTTTCTAATGCAGGGAAGTTCTCAAATTATGGTGAAAAATTTGGGGTTGGTGATACAATTGTTTGCGCTGTTAATTTGGAAAACAAGCCATCGCCTTTCATAGGTTTCTCTAAGAACAGGAAATGGTTGGGTACTGCAAGGTATTTCAATGCGGGATCAAATGGTCTAGGAATAGTGGATTCTCCAATTAGAGAGCTACAGTGGGAATCAGCACTTTTTCCGCAtgtattgttgaaaaatgtagtGGTAGTGGCGCAGTTCAGTCTTGATGATGGACTTGTTCCTGAGGAAGGCTACAAACCTTGGGCTTCTGCTCTCGAGGATGGAAATGGGATTATGGGGCCCATTTTCCAAAACCCAAGGGATTGTGAAGTGATGATGATGGTGGGTTTACCTGCTTCTGGCAAGTCTACGTGGGCAGAGAAATGGGTGAAGGAGCACCCTGAAAAGCGATATGTTTTGCTTGGGACAAACCTAGCTCTGGACCAAATGAAG GTGCCTGGACTGCTGCGCAAGAATAATTATGGTGAAAGATTTGATCTACTGATGGATCGTGCGACTGGGATATTTAATACCCTACTGTCCAGGGCTGCTAAGACTCCTTGCAATTACATTCTTGATCAAACAAATGTGTACAAGAGTGCTCGGAAACGTAAACTGAAGCCTTTTGCAGACTACCAAAAG ATTGCTGTTGTGGTTTTCCCGGAACCAGAAGAGCTCAAGGCTCGTGCTGTTAAAAGATTCAAAGAAATGGGGAAAGAGGTTCCGGCAGAGGCTGTGAATGAAATGTTAG CTAATTATGTTTTGCCTACAAGCAAGGACATGCCTCGCGCAGATGAGTTTTTTGATCAG GTTATCTTTACGGAACTGAACAGAGGAGAGACACAGAAATGTTTGGACGAGATGAAGCGTGCCCTAGCATCTGGTGCAAAGAGTGTTTCACCTTATTCTCGGGAAAGTTCTGTTCAGTCCCATAACAGCTCTGCAATGCAAAATCCTGGAACTTATCCAG GGTATTCCCCTTGTGGTCCTGTTAGCAGCGGATATCAGCAAAGTTCATATTCAACTCAACCTCAACTGAATTATGACAATCAA GTGAATTCTGCATATCATCGTAGTGGGCTTTCCAGAGTAATGGATTCTACACCTCTTGTTAATCAAGGCTATCAAACTCCTCCTGTGCTGAATGCTCCTTATCAGAGTTGCGACGGGTATGAAAGCAGAGTAGCGAATCCTGGGCTTGGTACTGACCCTTACCAGACTTATGGTGTGGGTGGACCCTACCACCATCCAAATATTGAAAGAAGGAATTTGATTCCTGGTGGTGGAACTAGCCCTTACCAGAGTGGCATGGTTGAACCCTATCCAAGGCCTTTGTTCAGCACATATGGTGAACATACTGGCTTCCCAGGGCTGGGCATTTCCCAAG GTTCACCTTATGGAACTCCAGTTCCAAGGCCTCCATATGCAAATCTTCCTTATGTTATGCAGCAGCCCCATGGATATGCCCTACCTCGTCCTGGGTACAACTGA